Within Salarias fasciatus chromosome 15, fSalaFa1.1, whole genome shotgun sequence, the genomic segment ACTGTCGCCCTAAATATCTCCCCAGAGCCTGTTAGAAAAACTGGCACTGGAGGAACACACTGGTTGTTATGCCATTAACATTACCAAGACAAGACTCGTGGTTGGATGGTGAATTTAAAGAGATGAAAAGCATCCCCACCACGTCGATGAGCTGAGCGATGGAGAGTCCGAACTTGACGATAACCACGTCGGAGATGTTTGGCACAGGTCTGGACCACTTGTTGTACCCGGCGAACAGCGTCTTGAAGAGCTCGTCCTCTGCGTGCGAGTGGGTCTTGTCATGGCAGAGAACTGTGAAGAAAGGATTTCTTTCCATTGAAACGGCGCAGCACTCCCCTGATCCCAAAGACGAATGGAATATGGGAGTAATGGGAATTTATAAATTGGTCACATTGATTGTGCAGATTCACTCTGTCTTTCAGATTCATATATGTATTCATTAAATATATCTTTTTAACCATTTGTCATGAAAATTTTctactattttttttctaatataaaAACACTGGTAAAAATGAAGAGAGGACTTTTGCATATGTTGGCACGAGATTAATTTCTGCCTTTGTTGAAGCATAGAAGTTAATATTTATTAAAgctacatttaaataatgtggaaatgaagtgtcagatgggggggggggaggttgaACAGTCTATGTATGAATCATATCCGAGTTCTGTCATCCGCGTCTCCCTTAATCCTCTCTTAAAGCAGTAGTAAATCTGACTGGTGCAACAGCTGAGGCTTTGGGAGGAAAGGCGAGCGCCTTAAACCTATCATGTTTCATCACAGGGTCCTTCTCTAAACTTCTAAGAATTTTCCCAATAAAGTCTTATCGATTCCACAGATCCCTTAATCTGAACTCCCAGGAGAGTCGCCGCTTTATGTGTCTGAAGTTGAGCAGGTGGAGTCTGAGGaagtagctgtgtgtgtgtgtgtgtgtgtgtgtgtgtgtgtgtggagcttcaCAGCTCGAGGTGGATTAATCAAATTGATTGTGAATATTCAGTCAAGACACATTTCTGCAGCGACTGGGACTGGGTGGCTGTGTTATTTTCCAGTGGAATGAGAAGcgtggagacagacaggaatCCCGTCCCGTGGGGAttaccgccgccgccgccttcatCAGTGTAGCCAGAGTCAATTACACACATCATTACTCGCCGGTGTTAAGTGGAGGTGAGATAATGCCTCGCCAGAGACGGCTGTTTATTGTGTCGCTGTCTGTCACTCTGTATTACAGCTGATGCATAAAACTATTACCTGATGGTTTTCATTTGAAGTGCAGGGTGATGGTAGTGTgggagggagtgtgtggagATGCACaggaagcctgtgtgtgtgagtgtgattcaCAATATCCTGACAATTGATATGATAATTTCAGCATTTGTCATTTGGGGTTTATTTGTGCAGTACATAAAAAACATCATTGAAATACAGTGTTATAGTTTTCTCATGTCTGTGTTAAAGAGGGGGAATAGGGGTCATCGTTCTCAAGGTCACTAATGTCTCCTGATGCCACTCATGACTCAAAGGGGCTGTAATTATTATACTTATGAAAAAAGAGGCCATAATATTTCTCCTCTAAAGATGAAAGAGCAATATAACACCTTTTTGTCAACTTatcctcacaaaaaagtaaatagGCTAACTTTAAAATCCATAAAATTCTTGGAAAGATCAAACATTGGAAGAACAACTCAAGCTTGACTCCAAGAACGACCTGAGAAGTCAAAATAAATGCCAGATTGAAGCTTCCATGACACTTTCACCCTTTTTTCTTTGAGGCAGGAGCTTCAAACGTAGAACCGTCGGGCAGTCCAGGGCGCGATAACCAGATGACGGGCTGAAACGGTGCACAGACAAACCCAGGAATACATGTAAATCCGATTAAATGAATTACCGGCCATGCTCATTGCTTGTTTGGCACGGCTTCAGCGGCACCAGGCGCAATCGAAACGGGCCCGCAAGGCTCTGCGTGACACAGCTTTCCTAAAAATGAGCCCTTTCCAGTAATTGTTTGTCGAAAACAGACATTAGAGGTGGTAATTAGTCACTGTTAATTTGCTCAAGGTACACTTGGACTCTTCCCCTGCCATCGTCAACTAATTTCAATCTGGCAAAAACAAACGTGCACCAGAGACTTCTTATCTGCTCTCTCGACAGTCAGGGCAGTGCGCGTTCATCTGTCAGGTGCATCTGGCAACCGCCAGATGCGGAGTTTGCGGGAAAAGACTCTTGGGTGCCATAGATCAAAGCTTCCTGCCAGCCCAGAACCTGAAATGAGATGACACCTCCAACATCCGGCGCGCTGGGCCGGGGATGCTGGACTGGTGCCAGGCCCCTTGGCGAGGCGCACGAAGGCCTGATGATCAAGTCAGCAGCTTCTCAAGCCAGAGGCGCTCTTCCTGAAATTGGACTGTCAGATACTTGCGGTCAAGAGTTCAGCTCGAGAGCAACATGCAACATTTGTGTTTCAGCgtccgtctgtgtgtgagaaTCACCGAGCTCACGCCGGAGAGACGGACTGTCGGGTCAGCTGGCACGAGATCAGTTACCTGCATGTGTGGCTGCTGCAGCACGAGAGTGTGAGGGGAGGAGACGCAGGCTGTGCTGAAACCCACCAACATATGTCCGAGGAACATGTCATTTTAGCCCTGTGACACAGTTTGGGGTACCTGTTTCTCTTGATTCACCCTCTGTTTGCATTTCCAATACCATCATGCTTCAAGACACAAATATTTGAGCAACATGcttttggaaaatgtgaatGTTTGCATTGTATCAGCACAATTTTGGAGggttttctttattaaaatgcaaaaatctgACTATTTAAGTCATTGAGTTGATTTTTTTATGCAAAATTCTACCTGCTCATCATTTGCTGATATTGAAAACTGTGACATGAAACTTCTTCTTTAGACATTTTCTTGTCCTTTCCTTTCCCACACCAGTTGCCTTCATGTAATTCTTGCATGGTAACCTCATCCTCAGCATCCTTTTCCTGACAGCTATCATCTCTACCTCAACATTTCCCCTCCAAACTGTCCAGCAGGAGATTTCGGTTTAGAACTTCTCATTCCTAATGGTGTTTCTTGGGCTGACTTCCAGGGAAACCCTCCACAGCCTCCTGTCTTTTGGTCAGTGCCAAACCATTTTGCTACACTGTGACCTCAAACTGTTTGGCAGTGAGCAAGTTGTgcctgttttattgttgtttttcattcaaatgtaCAGTGAAACTTACAGCTTTTGGCACCTGAACAAAGAAAATGTGCTCATTCACCTCTTAGATTCCACTCCACCTTTACAGGCTGTAAGGAGCCGCTACTGGAAGTGGAAGTGAAAGAAGGTCCTTGCAAATAGGCACAATCCCTGTGATATCTCCTTGTCACTCAGATTGAGACCGAGATTGTGCCTGTAGTTGAATGTCTTCAAACTGTGCGACTTTTGAGTAAAAATATGTGATGATTGGATGAGGAGCCAAATCAGGAAACATTGTATTATAGAGGCTTCTTTATAAATGTAAACTTGATCTCTTGCTGTTATTTGAATGGGTCACAGCATGCTCTTTCTCAGACTTGTTTCTAAAAGTGGTTGATCAGTAACGACCTTGATGATGAAGCCTAAACTTGCCTTTCATATCTGCACAAAgtgaaagctggaaaaaaaaaagaagtactgACCTGACTGACTCAGGAGTAGCGCCCAGAAAACAGCCGTCCCCACTGAGAACAGGTGGTTGTATCGCATTTTGTACACTCAAGTGATAAATGTCGGAGTCCAACTTGACCGGAGTGCACGCGCGGGATGGTGAGTCCACAGTGGAAACGTCGTTATCTTGAACCCGCGGCGCGTGAGCGGCATGTGTCATCTTCGCAGCCGGGACGCATATCAGGACCAGTCCGCCGCTGCTCTCACCCGAACTGCCTTTGGGAGGGGAAGACGGCTGCGTCCCAAAACTTTACGGTCCCCCATTGAAATCGCCGCGAGCGCGCTTCACACAAGCGCTGCCGCCGCGCGCGCGGCCGGAGAGCTCTCCACCAGCCGGTGCTGAACCAGGGAGCGGCGCGgagctctcctcctgctgtggaagctcatttcagtcctggagaaaaaaaccaaTCTGCTTAAAACACTAGATTTAGCcagaaacaagaagaagaagaagaggaagaagaagaaaaaacagtctGGATTACTTCTGCGCTAAATCCCAAAGACCGTGCGCTTTTACGCAGCGTGTAAACAAGCGACCTTGGTGATCTCGCCGGTGGCTGCAGTTTATGTTTTATTCTAAATTTAGAAGTGATGGGCTACTTCCATGACCAGGCGCGGTGTCTAACAGGATGCTGTTGAGTCCTCAATCTAATCTGACCACATCCACCCAAGAGAGACGGGAACCGCCGGAGCGCCGGTCTttaacatctctctctctctctctctctctctctctctctctctctctctctctctctctctctctctctctctctctctctctctctctctctctctctctctctctctcacacacacacacacacacacacaggcacatcAGTCTAGTAGTGGAGTTTCTTCGCTAAGGGCAGCACTTCCTGCTTTACTGTTGATTTTCTGCGTAATTCAGAATATTTTAACAATGTGGTGCAGTCCGGTGTTTTCCTGTTGAAGTTAGATTTTGCTGTTCGCACTGTGGGGCCTGTCTGACAGCAGATTCATTTCAAAGTTCAGGTGAAGTTACAGCAGTTATTTGATTCTCAATTAGTGTCTAATTTCAGCCTTCAACATGTCTTTACCCACTTGTTTCCTGATGTTTTGTACTCACAAAAGCAACTGTATGAATTAATGTTCATcctcacagcacacacacacaaatgaagtGTCTTTAATTTTAATCTTAAATTAGTAACAAGTCATCAAGAAAAAGCAACAGGCATTAAACAGTGAGGGGTTAGGTGCAGCTGAGCACACATTTTGGGGATatttctgcagaaaacagctaGAGGGCAGACTAGCTGAATGAATAGTCTTGAAGTTTTGCCACCTCTTACTGTGTCCAATAACAACTTATCAGTGtacaaactgcaaaaaaaattttaaaaaaatacatgaaacacCAGATGTCAGTTTGCAAAACATCAAACCAAAAGATGCTTTATTGCTGCTTTTCCCCACCATGATCAAATACAGTTTCTATCATGCGTTAGGGAAatttatacaaacacacagtttaTGATTGCGGATATCAAAGCAGTTCTCAGTCCAGGAGTCTGTTTtggcgaggaggaagagagaataGCACAATAAACCTGGACCACAGCTGAAGTGTGATTGATGTGTTTGATCAGGTGAATTAAGCCGTGTTATAAGCTTTATTTGGTCTGTTGTTCTAattcttttaaaatataatcACAGGAgttatcaaatgtttttttttttttccctggaaacagGATGTATCCATGCGTAGCAAAGTGCGCCCAGCGGTCGTTGCCTTCCCTTTATTTTTCGTTGTCGCAGAAGCGAGCTCTCCGTTGCCACACTCGTCATTCTGAGTGTATCCTGGCCTCCATCCTTACCCTGGAACCAGATGGCCGACGCATGGCTTCCTCCGGAGAAGACTAACAGACTCATTATGTCTGCTCTCAGAAGGCCCATCTTGTTTGATCCATAAACACTCGGCTTGGCTCAGACGTTCGCCACACACTGCTCCTATGTTTGACCTCAACACACTCCAAACTGCGTCTGAATGGAAAACAACATTTCCTTGGTTTTTGGAGTATAACGCCCATGAAAGAATGTTGCATTTAATAGTCTATTAGTCTCTCACCCTTCCCTCATTGATAAAACTAAGTTGATCCCAGCAGTTGATGTAAAGGCTGACCTTGATGCGTTGTTGCACCACAGGATAATAAGAACAATAAATTGTCCAGAGATTTATTCCCCCTCACCCCGGGCCTCATTCGGGATGCCACACATCACCCGCAAGTTCAAGGATGAGGCGCCAAGAGTTTCCGAGCCTTTTGTTAGCGCCGGAGTTTGACGATGTCTCGCAGCTGCTTGGTGAAGGACGCGTGCAGGGCCTGCGACGAACTCTCCAACCTGCTGGCCGTGTCTGCGGCAGCGCGGAGCATGGCCTCCAAGGCTGAGGACTCGGCCCGGATTCTGCTCCGCAAGGTGGAAGAAACCAAGCGGCCGGCGGAGCGACGGGCGCCACATGAAAGAGGAAACACCAGTGAGTGAAACACACTTCTGCAGAgcgatggatgatggaggactGCTGTGGAAACCAGATGAATAAATAACTTCTGCTTATTTTGTGTACTTTTTgcacaaattcaaaaaaaaaaattcttgttgttcatctgtctgtgttttgaagaaaacagACTCAACCCAACAGCAATCTGTATGGATTAGTCCAGAAGAGAAACAGGGAGTTGATGAAAAGGGGAAACCAAACAGTCAGGCCTTCAGGACAAATCAGGAGGGCGGACAAGTGGGAGGAAAACAAGACACATGGAGTGCAATCAGGGGCGGGACGAATCGTCTCGGGGGAGGAACAAtggaccaaacacacactgagcagtgGAGGGAGAAAAGAACACGGGTGTGACAAGAGACTGAAAGGACAGACAGAAGACGGAGAGAAGTTACTGGAAACCCGACAAGGTAATAAAATGTAAACTACAGTTAGAACATTGGTGGCATTGAACATTGGAACCAACATGGATTAAAACACGGGATTGTTGTGACGAGGAATCCAAACTGAAAAGGTGATCTGCTTAAAACTAAACACAGAGCTGGGAAACGCGCACATCTTcatcacacaaacagatttATCAACAGTATCAGTTCAGCTGGATGCGCTAAAGTAATACACCGGTATGATGAAGCATCAACTCTCCATCATTTCTCCATGAGAGCAGTTAAACCACTGCAGCAAACTTCTCCCCTTTATGTGAAtctgcactgagctgaaggGGAAAAACTTATCTGATTTTGCGAGAAAGCCCGAGTGTGTTAATCTCACTTTGGAGAACAGGGCCTGGGTCGATCGCAGTTGAGGTTGACAAACTAATCACCTTATAGATTAACTGATCCATCTCTTTTCATTAAACGCagtttttcttctcattcaCTGAGTAGCTTCACTGAAAGTGAGCCGGTCACACGCAGGTGAGACAGTTAACAGCTCTTCTCTATTTTCACACCATTCTTTATCATGAATGTTTGAAGTGAGGAAAAAGACTGGATTTAACTGTGATAATCATTATGTACACAGATAACTAGGAGCATGTTGGATTTTACTAATTAAAACCACATCAAGTACACGTTTTCCTGTGCTGCACTCACTTCTGCATGCCGGTATGGGAGTCGGCTGCATCTCcctccagctgcttctccagaTCCTCCTCGGCTTTCTCCAGCACTTCATGGCAGCTCTTATGGTCCTCTTGTGTACCGATGACGTTTTCCTTGATCACGTCCTCGTAGCGCTGATCCCCCATCTCCGCCCCCACGAACTGCTCCAAGTTCTCCACCACGGCCTTGTTCCCCTTCTGTATGGCCTGCAGGTAGGCCAGCTCCTCCCTCTGGGCCTTCAGCCTCCGAGCCCAGGCGACGTTGGTGTTGAAGAAGACCGAGCACCTGTCCGCCGGCGGCGGCTCCTGGTGGAGCTCGGGTGAAGGCGACGGGGAGAAAGCTCCGGGCGAGCTCCAGTCACCGCCGCTTCTCACCTTCACGGGCTCATCGCCGGCCGCTCGCATCGTGCCGTTGGCGGCCATTACGGTGGAGTAGAGGTCAAAGCCCGAACCCCAGTCACCGTCTCCACTCTGGCAGAGGGCTGGGGTTGCCATGGATACCAAGGCCAAGATGACGGTCATCCGACAATGCCACATGGTAACCTGGAGAGGAGGCAGGACGGCGTTCGTGTTGTCAGGATGAGTGGAGTAAACAAATTCTTCAAGGTCTGTGGTCTGTCAAACTACCcaacaaatgggaaaaaaatagctaaaaacaTGTATAATGCAACAACTATACCAGTTTCTGCACcagaaagtatcattaaaattagctttATGTTGACTTTATAgtcattttctgcagtaatTGTTTGGGTTGATGAACGTATGATTAAATATGCACATTCATCACTTATATTCTGCGCCAAAACAATAAcaaatttaaatttgaaggtCATTTCAGGGCTTTTCCACCAATCCAGCCCACTCCAGATGAAACCAGGCCTCATATGGCCATTAACTAAAATGAATTTGACTCCCCTGGTTTAAACTAATCAAATATTTCACTTTGACTTGTCTTTATTTCCAAACAGTATTGAAACGGATATTGTTGATATCATCCATAACAGGCAAAACCACTGTGAAAGCAGGGACCCAAAAGGATATTACTTTGTCATTTATAGCTGTATAATTTATATCTCCAGCACAGCGAAAATAAATGATAATaccaaaataagaaaacattcTGCAAGATGAATGTTTTGGTcaaatcttaaaaaaacaacatttcattaTTCAAGGAAAACCTACTTCTTCTATCTGTTTAAATATGTCTTtgactcatttattttcttgattCAAGTCAGCTGAATCAGCTCAACATGGTGTTTGATGCTTCATTATGTTGCTTCTTGAATCATCCACTCTGCTTACATGCCGTCATCATTGAACCaaaattgttttttgttaaaactGAGCATCAGCCCGTCTCATGATGTTTTGGCATTTACCTGCATTATTTGCAGCTCCTGGCTGCCGTTCCCTCTGTTGCACCTTCTGCGCCAAGCGTGGTATAAAAATGTCTCCTATTTATTCTTTAATACTGTTGAGGCTTTGAAATGTGATGCTCCGATTGTTGCGCTGTATATTTTCACAGAGGTGATTCCTCACATATGCAGTTTATCAGGTGAAATATCCTTTTCCTTTACCTTCTGTTAAATGTCATTTATTGTATGCTGTGTTATGAAATGCATGAATCAGTCACACAAGAAGGAGGCTGCAGTTGGAAATCTGATTGCGATGATATAGAGAGAATGAGTGGCGATGCTTTCATTGAAGTCATTTCACCTGATACAgttaacagcagcagcttttataAGCAAAAGGTTTCCTCGCTCATCAGCATTTTTAACCACCAGTTTTCAGATTGTTTGAATCCAACTTCACAAGATAAGATGGAACTGAAACTCCCAAAACAAATATCGATGTCAATATTCACTGCGGACATTTGGCTTTCTGCGTCTGCACTCTGATGAACCAGCAACCTGTCCAAGGTTTACCGGACTTCACCCATGGAGGAGCTGCAACTGGTGGAAAATAAATCTCCATCCTTTAGTAGCCTGAAGGTCCAATTTACACAACTTCAGTTTTTGATATTGAA encodes:
- the LOC115401597 gene encoding uncharacterized protein LOC115401597; this encodes MWHCRMTVILALVSMATPALCQSGDGDWGSGFDLYSTVMAANGTMRAAGDEPVKVRSGGDWSSPGAFSPSPSPELHQEPPPADRCSVFFNTNVAWARRLKAQREELAYLQAIQKGNKAVVENLEQFVGAEMGDQRYEDVIKENVIGTQEDHKSCHEVLEKAEEDLEKQLEGDAADSHTGMQKIRAESSALEAMLRAAADTASRLESSSQALHASFTKQLRDIVKLRR